Proteins encoded within one genomic window of Mya arenaria isolate MELC-2E11 chromosome 13, ASM2691426v1:
- the LOC128214914 gene encoding uncharacterized protein LOC128214914 isoform X1, whose product MHVCLKLQIYITANMAAYGDETLDSTVPVDAVGGRILQHCKPCYKDKKTTPASVYCKNCKEFQCLECSSHHKRYDFMSDHSIVDRQQAETEEHVNMFGYDNCLVHGISVEIYCKDHDLLICAKCAFSNHKKCENAKHIDEFPVEKTIEEFKHRLTACCDKAEEFISNVNEIGIKEKDEAKAKADKMKSDFCDKMDKSLAEFLIEIDSAAKSAKSSMLPQVSGVSNIHDELNMWVNSLNNASKQGLSDKCYILSKSLETKLKENEEFLKHQYSDNMSIHTEHTFVFKWNGIQQNTDVAVQANGSDFLHLEDDNPKAMDTKTVSMNRKTTYSSSNAYFSGIDFLKDGRLVAVDNRNKKCLILCENLQVLGKPFTFFTQPLDVCAYNDHQIAVTTGAQVYFLKVDRLNNIMLTRKVSTSAAYFAISRFNCSMFLCSIFENTKVPVRVVDFEGKETDFIDTLCPIAEFQIGDSFTTYAELLGIIILTDFKSNKVYMFNTHTGEKIIVDDKRIQGPRQVCMAPDDTVFVCCDINSSICRFTLDGQVLQAFTVPRNSFSAIRISQDGTKLVISRGSEPEPSIQLYELTYTLNK is encoded by the coding sequence ATGCACGTCTGTTTAAAGTTGCAGATCTATATTACAGCAAATATGGCAGCATATGGGGATGAAACACTTGATTCGACAGTACCAGTTGATGCTGTCGGCGGACGAATTCTACAGCATTGCAAACCATGTTATAAGGACAAGAAGACAACGCCTGCGAGCGTCTACTGTAAAAACTGCAAAGAGTTCCAATGTTTGGAATGTTCGTCTCATCATAAGCGTTACGACTTCATGTCTGACCATAGCATTGTTGACCGTCAACAAGCAGAAACTGAAGAACACGTTAACATGTTTGGGTACGACAATTGTTTAGTGCATGGTATTTCTGTTGAAATTTACTGCAAAGACCATGACCTTTTGATCTGCGCCAAATGTGCTTTTTCAAACCATAAAAAGTGTGAAAATGCAAAACACATTGATGAATTTCCGGTGGAAAAGACGATTGAAGAATTTAAACATAGATTGACAGCGTGCTGTGACAAGGCTGAAGAATTCATTAGTAACGTCAATGAAATCGGCATCAAAGAAAAGGATGAAGCTAAAGCAAAGGCTGATAAAATGAAATCGGACTTTTGTGATAAGATGGATAAAAGTTTAGCAGAATTTctaattgaaattgattctgCGGCAAAAAGCGCCAAATCGTCTATGCTACCCCAAGTGTCTGGAGTTTCGAATATACACGATGAGTTAAATATGTGGGTAAATAGTTTGAATAATGCATCCAAACAAGGTTTATCGGATAAATGTTACATTCTCAGTAAATCGCTTGAAACCAAACTGAAAGAAAACGAAGAATTTCTGAAACATCAGTACTCAGACAATATGTCTATACATACCGAACATACATTTGTGTTCAAGTGGAATGGAATTCAACAGAATACTGATGTAGCAGTCCAGGCAAATGGTTCTGACTTTCTACATCTAGAGGATGACAACCCGAAAGCAATGGACACAAAAACAGTTTCAATGAATAGAAAAACTACCTATTCTTCAAGCAATGCTTATTTCAGTGGCATAGATTTCCTCAAAGATGGAAGGCTGGTGGCTGTTGATAAtcgaaacaaaaaatgtttaatattatgtGAAAATCTACAGGTTCTTGGAAaaccatttacattttttacacaacCACTTGACGTATGTGCTTATAATGATCACCAAATTGCAGTAACAACTGGTGctcaagtttactttttaaaagtCGACCGACTTAACAATATCATGCTTACACGGAAAGTTTCGACTTCAGCTGCATATTTTGCTATTTCTAGATTCAACTGCTCAATGTTTCTCTGTAGCATATTTGAAAATACCAAAGTTCCAGTGCGTGTTGTGGACTTCGAAGGGAAAGAGACAGATTTTATTGACACACTTTGCCCTATTGCTGAATTTCAAATAGGAGATAGTTTTACTACGTACGCAGAGCTTCTAGGAATAATtatattgacagattttaaatcaaacaaagtatatatgtttaacacaCATACAGGCGAAAAAATTATTGTAGACGATAAAAGGATACAAGGCCCACGACAAGTCTGCATGGCGCCTGATGATACAGTATTCGTTTGTTGTGACATTAACAGTTCTATTTGCCGATTTACCCTTGATGGTCAGGTTTTACAGGCATTTACTGTACCAAGAAATAGTTTCAGTGCGATACGTATATCACAGGACGGGACAAAACTAGTAATATCAAGAGGAAGTGAGCCCGAACCATCCATCCAACTGTATGAACTTACTTATACACTTAACAAATAG
- the LOC128214914 gene encoding uncharacterized protein LOC128214914 isoform X2, producing MAAYGDETLDSTVPVDAVGGRILQHCKPCYKDKKTTPASVYCKNCKEFQCLECSSHHKRYDFMSDHSIVDRQQAETEEHVNMFGYDNCLVHGISVEIYCKDHDLLICAKCAFSNHKKCENAKHIDEFPVEKTIEEFKHRLTACCDKAEEFISNVNEIGIKEKDEAKAKADKMKSDFCDKMDKSLAEFLIEIDSAAKSAKSSMLPQVSGVSNIHDELNMWVNSLNNASKQGLSDKCYILSKSLETKLKENEEFLKHQYSDNMSIHTEHTFVFKWNGIQQNTDVAVQANGSDFLHLEDDNPKAMDTKTVSMNRKTTYSSSNAYFSGIDFLKDGRLVAVDNRNKKCLILCENLQVLGKPFTFFTQPLDVCAYNDHQIAVTTGAQVYFLKVDRLNNIMLTRKVSTSAAYFAISRFNCSMFLCSIFENTKVPVRVVDFEGKETDFIDTLCPIAEFQIGDSFTTYAELLGIIILTDFKSNKVYMFNTHTGEKIIVDDKRIQGPRQVCMAPDDTVFVCCDINSSICRFTLDGQVLQAFTVPRNSFSAIRISQDGTKLVISRGSEPEPSIQLYELTYTLNK from the coding sequence ATGGCAGCATATGGGGATGAAACACTTGATTCGACAGTACCAGTTGATGCTGTCGGCGGACGAATTCTACAGCATTGCAAACCATGTTATAAGGACAAGAAGACAACGCCTGCGAGCGTCTACTGTAAAAACTGCAAAGAGTTCCAATGTTTGGAATGTTCGTCTCATCATAAGCGTTACGACTTCATGTCTGACCATAGCATTGTTGACCGTCAACAAGCAGAAACTGAAGAACACGTTAACATGTTTGGGTACGACAATTGTTTAGTGCATGGTATTTCTGTTGAAATTTACTGCAAAGACCATGACCTTTTGATCTGCGCCAAATGTGCTTTTTCAAACCATAAAAAGTGTGAAAATGCAAAACACATTGATGAATTTCCGGTGGAAAAGACGATTGAAGAATTTAAACATAGATTGACAGCGTGCTGTGACAAGGCTGAAGAATTCATTAGTAACGTCAATGAAATCGGCATCAAAGAAAAGGATGAAGCTAAAGCAAAGGCTGATAAAATGAAATCGGACTTTTGTGATAAGATGGATAAAAGTTTAGCAGAATTTctaattgaaattgattctgCGGCAAAAAGCGCCAAATCGTCTATGCTACCCCAAGTGTCTGGAGTTTCGAATATACACGATGAGTTAAATATGTGGGTAAATAGTTTGAATAATGCATCCAAACAAGGTTTATCGGATAAATGTTACATTCTCAGTAAATCGCTTGAAACCAAACTGAAAGAAAACGAAGAATTTCTGAAACATCAGTACTCAGACAATATGTCTATACATACCGAACATACATTTGTGTTCAAGTGGAATGGAATTCAACAGAATACTGATGTAGCAGTCCAGGCAAATGGTTCTGACTTTCTACATCTAGAGGATGACAACCCGAAAGCAATGGACACAAAAACAGTTTCAATGAATAGAAAAACTACCTATTCTTCAAGCAATGCTTATTTCAGTGGCATAGATTTCCTCAAAGATGGAAGGCTGGTGGCTGTTGATAAtcgaaacaaaaaatgtttaatattatgtGAAAATCTACAGGTTCTTGGAAaaccatttacattttttacacaacCACTTGACGTATGTGCTTATAATGATCACCAAATTGCAGTAACAACTGGTGctcaagtttactttttaaaagtCGACCGACTTAACAATATCATGCTTACACGGAAAGTTTCGACTTCAGCTGCATATTTTGCTATTTCTAGATTCAACTGCTCAATGTTTCTCTGTAGCATATTTGAAAATACCAAAGTTCCAGTGCGTGTTGTGGACTTCGAAGGGAAAGAGACAGATTTTATTGACACACTTTGCCCTATTGCTGAATTTCAAATAGGAGATAGTTTTACTACGTACGCAGAGCTTCTAGGAATAATtatattgacagattttaaatcaaacaaagtatatatgtttaacacaCATACAGGCGAAAAAATTATTGTAGACGATAAAAGGATACAAGGCCCACGACAAGTCTGCATGGCGCCTGATGATACAGTATTCGTTTGTTGTGACATTAACAGTTCTATTTGCCGATTTACCCTTGATGGTCAGGTTTTACAGGCATTTACTGTACCAAGAAATAGTTTCAGTGCGATACGTATATCACAGGACGGGACAAAACTAGTAATATCAAGAGGAAGTGAGCCCGAACCATCCATCCAACTGTATGAACTTACTTATACACTTAACAAATAG